GAGATGGTAATGCCTGGAGACAACGTAACAATAACAGTAGAGTTAATAGCGCCGATAGCCATGGAAAAAGAACTGAGGTTTGCAATAAGAGAAGGCGGACGTACAGTGGGCGCTGGAGTCGTAACTGAGGTGATTGCATAAGTGGACCAGAAGATCAGAATAAAACTCAAGGCATACGATCACAGAATGCTTGACCGTTCTGTGAAAGAGATAGTGGATACTGCACAGAGAACAGGCGCTAAGATAATTGGTCCTGTGCCTCTGCCTACACGTATCAGTAAGATAACTGTTTTGAGGTCGCCTCATATTGACAAAAAGTCAAGGGAACAGTTTGAGATAAGGACTCATAAAAGGATGCTTGACATTTACGATCCAACCCCGCAGACAGTTGATGCTTTGATGAAGCTAGAGCTTGCAGCTGGGGTTGATGTGGAGATAAAACTGTGATTGGGATTTTAGGAAAAAAACTTGGTATGACCCAGATATTCACTGAAGACGGGAAAATGGTTCCTGTAACAGTGGTCGAGGCTGGTCCATGCTGTGTAATACAGATAAAGACTTTAGAGAAAGACGGTTATGAGGCTGCAAAAATCGGCTTTCAGGAAGTAAGAAAAGAAAAAAGAGTCAACAAGCCAACAGCAGGAGTATTCAAAAAGGCTGGTCTTAAGCCATATAAAATGCTAAAAGAGTTTCCTATGGGAAGCTTGAAAGTAGGAGAGCTTGTAACAGTAGAAAAATTCAAAAAAGGCGACAGTATTTCTGTTACAGGAATCTCAAAAGGCAAGGGTTTTCAGGGCGTTATGAAAAGACATAATTTTAGCGGCGGTCCAGCATCTCATGGCTCAACATCCTATCGCGAGGTAGGTTCTATTGGCGCAAGCTCATATCCTTCAAGGGTATGGAAGAATCAAGGAATGCCTGGGCATATGGGATCGGATAAAACAACAACAAGCAATCTTATAGTAGCGGCAGTAATGCCTGATAAAAACATATTAATGATTAGAGGCGCTGTGCCAGGTTCAAAAGGCACATATGTAGAGATTAGGAGAGAAGGATAATATGCCTGAACTTGAAATAAAAGATAAAAATAATAAAGTAACAGGAAAGATCAATCTTCCAGAAGAAATATTTGGGGTTGGCTTAAAAAGTGATCTTCTTCATAAGTCTGTGGTCAACTTTCTTGCTAATCAGAGACAGGGAACGCATGCTACAAAGACAAAGGGACTTGTAAGCGGCGGCGGTAAAAAACCCTGGAAGCAGAAACATACTGGCAGGGCAAGATCAGGAAGTAATCGTTCTCCTTTATGGAGAAAGGGCGGTACTATTTTCGGACCGCAGCCAAGAGATTATTCATACAGCATGCCTAAGCAGGCAAAAAGACTTGCTCTAAAGACAGCTCTCTCGGCAAAGTTGGCTGAGGGCGAGATAGTTTTTATTGAAGATATATCAATGAAAAAACCAAAGACAAAAGATGTAGTTTCTTTAATAAGCAAACTTGGGTTAGAAGGTAAAAGCCTTTTAATAATAATCCCTGAGGATAACAATGTGATTAAACTTTCTGTAGACAATATCCCCGGAGTTGATGTTGTCAGAGCATCAGACCTTAATGCTTACAGTGTTGTCAAGTATAGGAAACTCCTTATTACAAAGGGAGCAGTTGAAAAGATTAAGGAGGCCCAAACAGCATGAGGAGCGCATATACGATCATAAAGAAACCTCTTTTTACTGAGAAAGGCAGCAATCTCAAGGAATCGCAGAACAAGATTCTTGTAGAGGTTGTAAAAGATGCAAATAAAGTTGAGATAAAAGCTGCAATCGAAGAGATATTCAAGGTAAAGGTCGATAAGATTTCAACGATAAATGTCTCGGGCAAGTGGAAAAGAATGGGAAAATCGATTGGAAAGAGACCTAATAGGAAAAAAGCTGTAATCACCCTTAAAAAAGGTGAAAAACTTGATTTTGTAGAGGGCGCATAATGGGAATTAAGAAATATAAACCAACATCACCAGGCAGAAGATTTCAGACAGTATCTGATTATAGCGATATAACTGCAAGCAGTCCATACGCACCGCTTGTTAAGTCACTCATGAAAACCGGCGGAAGAAACAACTCAGGCTGTGTTACTGCATGGCAGCGCGGCGGCGGTAACAAGAGAGCTTATAGGATTATTGATTTTAAGAGAGACAAGGCAGGAGTCCCTGCTGTGGTTGAAACAATAGAATACGATCCAAACAGATCCTCAAGGATTGCATTGGTGAAATATAAAGACGGCGAGAGAAGATATATAATTGCACCTACTATGATTCAGGTCGGAGATGTAATTGTATCAGGCGCAGGAGCAGAGATAAAAGTTGGCAATGCACTGCCACTTAAAGAAATCCCTCTTGGAACATTTATCCATAATGTGGAGCTTAAAGAGGGGCAGGGTGCAAAAGTTGCAAGAAGCGCCGGGGCATCTGTCCAGCTTGTTGCAAAGGATGAAAAATTTGTTCAGGTAAAGTTATCATCAGGAGCTGTAAGACTTGTTCCTGCAGGCTGTATGGCAACAATAGGACAGGTTGGAAATCTTGATCATGAAAATATTTCTTATGGCAAGGCTGGAAGGATAAGATGGTTCGGCAAGAGACCTCATGTAAGAGGTGTTGCGATGAATCCAGTTGATCATCCTCTAGGTGGCGGCGAGGGAAAAAGTTCAGGAGGTCGTCCTCCTTGCTCGCCATGGGGTCAGCCTGAAGGCATTAAGACAAGACATAATAAGAGAACAGATAAGTTTATTGTAAAGAGGAGGAAGTAAATTGCCACGCTCACTAAAAAAAGGACCTTTCTTTGAAGCGAAGTTGATGAAAAAGGTAAAGCAGATGAGTGATTCAGGTGAGAAGAAGATCATAAAGACCTGGTCAAGACGTTCTACGATAATACCTGAATTTATAGGATATACATTTGCAGTTCATAATGGGAAAAAATTTATACCTGTGTATGTGACAGACAACATGGTAGGTCACAAACTTGGTGAGTTTTCACCAACAAGAACATTTAAAGGACACTCAAAATCTGATAAGGCTGCGGCGCCAGCAAAGGCATAAAGAGGAAGGATATAAATGGAAGCGAAGTCGGTTTTGAAATTTGTAAGGATAACTCCAAGAAAGGCCAGAAGGGTAGTTGACCTTATCAGGGACAAGAAGGCAGGAGACGCACTTATTGCGTTAAGGTTCATGCCTTACAGGGGTGCAGATATTGTTGAAAAAGTCCTTAAGTCGGCAATGGCCAATGCAATCAACAAAAAAGCTGTTAACCCTGATGCTATGAGTGTAAAAGTTTATGTTGATCAGGGACCATCGCTTAAGAGGGTTGAGCCAAGGTCGATGGGCAGGGCAAATATCATTAAGAAAAAGATGAGTCATATAACAATAATACTTACTGAGGAGGCATAATCTTGGGTCAGAAAGCGCACCCTATAGGAAACAGAATAGGAATTACCAGGACATGGGATTCCAGGTGGTACCTCAAAAAGGGCTATGCAGATCAGCTTGTAGAGGACATTACCATAAGAAAAATCATAAAACAGAAATTATTCCATGCAGGCGTTGCCCGTTTGGAGATTGAAAGAGCGGGACAAAAGATCAGGCTAATTATCCACACTGCTAGACCTGGAATAATAATAGGTAAAAAAGGCGCTGAGGTAGAAAAACTCAGAAAAGAGATTGAGGTCATGTCAGGAAAACAGGTAAGCATTGATATAAAGGAGATAAGAAAGCCTGAGGTTGATTCTCAACTTGTTTCCGAGAATATTGCTCTTCAGCTCGAAAAGAGAATTGCATTTAGAAGGGCTATGAAAAAAGCAGTCATGTCAGCGCGAAGATTTGGAGCTCAGGGCATCAAGGTGCAATGTTCAGGCAGACTTGGCGGTTCAGAAATAGCAAGAACGGAATGGTACAGAGAAGGCAGAGTGCCTCTCCATACCTTCAGGGCAGATATAGATTATGGGTTTTCTGAGGCTTTAACAACATATGGGAAAATTGGCATCAAAGTCTGGATTTATAATGGCGAAGTGCTTCCCGAAGCACACAAGGAAGAAAAGATAAATGAGTCAGCTAAAAGTTAAGGACAAGACTAATTCAGGTGCAGGAGAATTTTAAAAAATGTTATTGCCTAAAAAAGTAAAGTATAGAAAGATGATGAAGGGGAACATGAACGGCAAGGCATATAGAGGTGCTGAGGTATCATTTGGCGAATTCGGCCTAAAAGCACTTGAGCCTGGCTGGGTCACAAGCAGACAGATAGAGGCTGCAAGAGTTGCAATCACAAGGAATGCAAAAAGGGGTTGCAAGCTCTGGATCAGAATATTCCCTGATAAGCCTATTACAAAGAAGCCGGCTGAAACAAGAATGGGTAAAGGAAAAGGAGCTCCTGAATACTGGGTGGCTGTTGTAAAACCGGGAAGGGTTCTGTATGAGGTAGCTGGTGTTACAGAAGAAGTTGCAAAGGCGTCTCTGAGACTTGCAGCATACAAACTCCCGATAGCCACAAAATTTGTAAGAAGAGAGGAGACATCAACATGAGATCTTCTGAATTAAAAAACTTGACAATAGATGAATTAAGGATAAAAGAGCATGATATGAGAAAGGAACTTTTCAACCTAAAATTCAGGGTAGCTACAGGCGAGGTTGAGAATCCAAAACGAATTAATACTCTTCGCAAGGATATTGCAAGGGTTTTAACGATAATAACTGAGAAGTCAAAGGTAAATCCTTCTTAATTTTGGGATGAGGTAATAATGGCGAATAAAATGTATACAGGCAAGGTAGTAAGCGACAGAATGGACAAGACAGTTGTGGTTGCTGTTACAAGATTGGTACAGCATGCTACATACAAAAAGATTATCAAAAAAATCACAAAGTTCAAGGCGCACGATGAAGAGAATAAGTGCAAGACAGGCGATACAGTTTCAATTGTTGAGACAAGGCCTATGAGCAAACAAAAAAGATGGAAAGTAGTAAGTGTCTCAGAAAAGGCTTAACTTCATGATTCGGAGAGAGGGATAGAGGATGATTCAGGAAAGAAGCATAGTAGAAGTGGCGGACAATTCAGGAGCTAAAAAGGCCCAGTGCATTAAGGTCGTTGGCGGCTTTCATAGAAGATATGCGGGTCTTGGCGATATTGTGATGGTTAGCATTAAGGAAGCTATCCCTGAATCAAATGTTAAGAAAGGTTCAAAGGCAAGGGCAGTTGTTGTAAGAACAAAAAAAGAGTATAGAAGACCTGATGGTTCATATATCAGATTTGATCAGAATGCAGTGGTGCTCATAAACCCTCAGGGTGAGCCAGTGGGAACAAGAATATTCGGGCCTGTTGCAAGAGAATTGAGATGGAAAGAATTTATGAAGATAATTTCATTAGCACCGGAGGTTCTGTAAAGCAATGGGACTTGGAATAAAAAAGAATGATACTGTGATAGTTCTCACAGGAAAAGAAAAAGGGAAAAAAGGACGCGTGCTTTCAGTCCTGCATTCAAAGGGCAAGATTATTGTAGAAAAAATAAATTTAATAAAAAAACATATGAAGCCTAACAAGAAATATTCACAGGGCGGAATCATAGAAAAGGAAGCGCCATTGCAAATTTCAAATGTAATGCTGGTATGTCCGAGATGCAATAAACCCACAAGGATTGGGAATGATATTATTGAAAATGGTAAAAAAGCAAGGGTGTGTAAAAAATGCAAGGAAACAATAGATCAGTGAAAACTACAAAGACGACAAAAACAACAAAAACTATGACTAAAAAAACAGAGAAAACAACAAAGGCTGCTAAAATTGTTAAGCCAGTCAAGGCTGAAAAACCAGTTAAGGCTAAGGCAAAAGAAAAGCCTAAGAAGATTGCTGTTGAAAAGAAACCTGTGCAAAAAAAGGAACAGGTTGTAAAGGCAGAAAAGACAATAGATAAGATTGAGCCTAAAAAAGAAGAAAAGATCGAAAAAACTATTGTTGTTGAACAAGTACCAGATAAAAAATTAGAATCTCAGAAGGAACACCATCAGGTTGATAAGCTGGTTGTTATAGAGAAAACTCCTGCACCTATGCACAAGGAAGAAAAAGCTGTTAAAGAACCTGAGGTAAAAGAGCCTCTAAGAGAATTGGTAAAGGAAATAAAAAAAGAATCAGTAAAAGAAGTAAAAAAAGATGCAAAAGAATCAGGACAGCCAAGACTCAAGACAAAATATATTAAAGAAATTATCCCTGCAATGATGAAAGAATTTACCTATAGTAATATAATGCAAGTTCCAAAAATCGAGAAGGTTGTTCTAAATGTAGGGCTTGGCGAAGCCATTCAAAACATAAAGATTCTGGAAAATGCGCAAAAAGAACTTGGAACCATTACAGGCCAGAAGGCAGTAATTACAAAAGCAAAGAAGGCTATTGCAGGATTTAAATTAAGAAAGGGAATGCCGATTGGATGCAAGGTGACACTCAGAGGTGCTGTAATGTATGAATTCCTTGATAGATTTATCAGTCTTGCTCTTCCTAGGGTTAGGGATTTCAAGGGAGTTCCACCAAAGTCATTTGACGGAAAAGGCAATTATTCAATAGGTGTAAAGGAACAGTTCATGTTCCCAGAAATAGAGTATGACAAGGTTGATACGGTTCATGGTATGGACATAACAATATGCACAACAGCAAAAACTGATAAAGAGAGCAAAGCCCTGTTAACCTATATGGGTATGCCATTCAGGAAATAAGAGAGGATTATATGGCAAAAAAATGCATGATAGAAAAAGTAAAAAGGACCCCAAAATTCAAGGTCAGGGCATATAACAGGTGTCGTGTATGCGGAAGACCAAGAGCTTATTTAAGAGACTTTGGTCTTTGCAGAATTTGTTTCAGATCGCTTGCCTTGAAGGGACAACTTCCAGGCGTTACAAAATCAAGCTGGTAATGTTAATGATTTATAGAAGAGGTGAAGAATAATATGATGACTGATCCAATTGCAGATATGCTGACACGTATAAGAAATGCAGTAACAATACGTGCAGAAAAAGTTGATATTCCTGCTTCAAAGATAAAACTTGAGATAGTTAAGATTCTCAAGGAAGAAGGTTTCATAAAAGCATATAAGATATTAAAAGATGAAAAACAGGGTGTGCTCAGAATTACACTTAAATATTTGGACGGAGGCAGTGTGATTTCAGGAATGAAGAGAGCAAGCAAACCCGGCCGCAGAATGTATGTTGCAAGCGATAACATTCCAAAAGTAATGGGCGGAGTAGGGATGGCAATACTGACGACATCAAAGGGTGTTTTAAGTGAGAATGTTTGCCGTCGTGATAGTATTGGCGGAGAAGTTATCTGCTACGTCTGGTAAGAAAAGGATAAAGGAGAGTAGATGTCACGGATAGGGAAGAAACCCATAGAGATACCAAAGGGAGTGGATGTAAAGCTCGAAGGTTTAAATGTAACAGTCAAAGGGGCAAAGGGCGAGATAAGCGCAACGTGTCCTTCTGAGATCAAAATCTCAGTTGTTGATGGCAGGGTGGTTTTAGAGAGAATTAATGAAGAGAAGAATGTAAGATCGCTTCATGGTCTTACAAGAAGTCTTCTTTCAAATATGATAGATGGTGTTTCATCAGGATACCAGAGAGTTTTAGATATAGCAGGTACTGGATACAGAGCACAAGTTCAGGGAGAAAAGATAATTCTTGCTTTAGGTTTTTCAACCCCTGTTGAATTTCAGCTCCCAAAAGGGATAAAGGCAGCTGTAGATCAGAAACAGACCCAGCTTACCCTCACTGGCTTTGATAAACAGCTTATAGGACAGGTGGCTGCTAATCTCAGAGGAATAAGACCGCCTGATGCTTATAAAGGCAAGGGCGTAAGATATTCTGGTGAGCGTATTAAACTAAAAGTTGGTAAAGCAGGGAAAAAATAGGTATTAGCCGAATTTACTGGAGGATAATAAGTTGACAGTGGATACAAGGGCAGCAAAAGAGAGAAGACATAAGAGGATAAGAAAAAAGGTTGTTGGTTTTACTGAAAGACCGAGACTTTCGGTTTACAGAAGCCTTAACCACATCTATGTACAGGTAATAGATGATACGAGCGGTCAAACACTGGTCTCTGCATCGAGCCTTGATAAGGATATCAAGGAAAAGAAGGCTCACAAAGGCAATGTCAAGACAGCAACGGAAGTAGGAAAGCTGATTGCAAAAAAAGCATTGGGAAAAGGCGTGAAAAAAGTTGTGTTTGACAGAGGCGGATATATCTACCACGGCAGAGTGAAGGCATTAGCGGATGCAGCCAGAGAAGGAGGATTAGAGTTCTAAATGTTGAACAAGAAGATAGATCCAGACGGACTTACTTTAAAAGACAAGGTTGTTTATATCAACCGTGTTGCAAAAGTTGTTAAGGGTGGAAGAAGATTTTCTTTCAGCGCACTTGTTGCTGTTGGAGATGCCAACGGAGTAGTCGGCATTGGAAAGGGAAAGGCATCAGAAGTCCCTGAGGCAATCAGAAAGGCTGTTGAGCAGGCAAAAAAATCCCTTGTGAAAATACCTTTGAATGCCAGAAGCATACCCCATAGAATAATAGGAAAATACGGCGCTATATCTGTAATAATGAACCCTGCTACAAAAGGTACAGGACTTATTGCAGGCGGTGCAGTCAGGGCTGTTCTTGATGTAGCCGGTATTCAGGATATAGTTGCAAAGGCAATAGGAAGTCATAATCCATATAACACGGCAAAGGCAACACTTGATGGACTTGCAAGGCTTAAGGATCCTGAAGCGGTAAAAAAGCTTAGGGGAAAATGCGAGGAAGAGACATCACATGAATCAAATGGCGGAGGAATGAAATAATGAGGATATGTGATATTAAACCCTCAGCAGGAAGCAATAAAAAAACAAAACGCGTAGGCCGTGGAATCGGTTCAGGTCATGGCAAGACATCATGTAAGGGACATAAAGGACAGAAAGCACGTTCAGGCGGAACAAAAGGCGCTGGGTTTGAAGGCGGACAGATGCCTTTGCAGAGAAGACTTCCAAAACGTGGATTTACGAGTTTATCTGGAAAAGAGTATTCAATAGTTAATCTTAGAGATTTAATGAAAATAAAGGGTGTTGATGTAATAACTCCAGAAGTTCTTATAAAAAAAGGAATTATCAAAAATATCAAGGATGGAATAAAAATACTTGGCACTGGCGAGATAACAAAGCCTTTAACTATAAAGGCAAATGTTTTTAGCGCATCAGCGTCAGCAAAGATAACAGCAGCTGGCGGTAAGGCTGAACTGCTCGGCAATGCCAAATCCAAATCCAAAGGCAAGAGCTGAGATATATGGGAGCTCTTGCAAATTTCCAAAATATATTCAAAATCCCTGAGCTAAAAAACAGGGTTCTTTTTACCTTTGCTCTTCTGATTGTCTATAGGGTTGGCTGTCATATCCCAACACCAGGCATTAACGGCGAAGCACTCAATGAGTTTTTGACAAAACAGGCAGGAAGCTTCATGATGTTCTTTGATATGTTTTCCGGCGGTGCATTATCAAGGGTAACAGTCTTTGCATTAGGAATAATGCCTTACATTAGCGCATCGATTATCTTTCAGCTCCTGACAGTAGTAATCCCTGCAATCGGAAAACTTGCAAAAGAAGGCGAGGCTGGAAGAAAGAAGATAACTAAATACACAAGATACGCAACTGTTGTAATAAGCGCTATACAGTCATTCGGTATTGCAATCGGCCTTGAGAGCATGGCAGATGGAGCATTTATACAAAATCCTGGATGGTCATTCAGGCTTCTTACTATGATAACCCTTACATCTGGAACAGCTTTTATAATGTGGTTGGGTGAACAGATAACAGAGAGAGGAATCGGGAATGGTATCTCTCTTATAATATTTGCCGGTATTGTTGCAAGATTTCCTAATGCAGTTGTCAGTACTTTTAGGTTGATGCAGGCAGGTGAATTATCGATCTTTTTGTTGATATTCCTTGTTGCAATGATGGTTGCTGTTGTAGGCGTAATCATATTTGTTGAAAGAGGGCAGAGAAAAATTCCAGTTCAGTATGCAAAAAGGGTTGTGGGAAATAAAGTCTATGGAGGGCAGAGCACTCATCTGCCTTTAAAGATAAACACAGCAGGCGTTATTCCTCCTATATTTGCGTCTTCAATAATCATGTTCCCTGCAACAATTGCAGGATTTATAACAATCCCATGGGTTCAGGCAATTGCAAAACAACTTTCTCCAGGAACAATTTTTTATACGCTTTTATATGTAAGTATGATTTTCTTTTTTGCATTTTTTTACACAGCGATTGTATTTAACCCAATGGACATAGCTGATAATTTGAAAAAATACGGCGGATTTGTTCCTGGCATAAGACCAGGGCAAAAGACATCGGAGTATATATATAAAGTTCTTTCAAGGCTTACGCTGGTAGGCGCTATTTATCTTGCTGTTGTCTGTATCATACCTGAAATACTTATAACCAAATTCAATGTACCATTCTATTTTGGCGGTACGTCGCTTTTAATTGTTGTAGGTGTTGCGCTGGATACAGTTTCCCAGGTAGAGTCGCATCTCATTACGCGCTCATATGAGGGATTTCTTAAAAAGGGAAGGATAAAAGGCAGAAGGGGATAATTTTGCCTTTGAGACCCTTTTTTAAAAAGTATGGGCAGAAGTTTATCATATGATTATCATAAAGACAGCGGAAGAGATAAGGAAAATCGAAAAATCGTGCCGAATTGTAGCTGAAGTCCTTGAAGAACTTAAATCATTTGTAAGAGCAGGCATTACAACAAAAGAAATAGAAGTTTTTGCTGAGAATAAGATATATAAAAAAGGCGGCACTCCAGCATTTAAGGGGTATAGAGGATACCCATCAAGTATTTGTACTTCTGTGAACAATCAGGTTGTTCATGGAATTCCCTCAGAGCTTAGATTGAAAGAGGGGGACATACTAAGTTTGGATCTAGGTGTTTTAATTGACGGTTTTTATGGGGATAGTGCAATAACTCTTCCTGTCGGAAAGATAAGTCCCCTTGCAAATAGGTTGCTTAAGATTACAGAAGACGCTCTTTATATTGGCATTGACATGGCAACTCCCAATAACAGGGTGAGCGATATATCAACAGTAATACAGAAGCATGTTGAGTCAAACGGTTTTTCAGTAGTCAAGACTTTTGTTGGTCATGGCATTGGTATCGCTCTTCACGAGGATCCGCAGATACCTAATTTTGGTATGGCTGGACAAGGACCACGACTTAGAAGCGGGATGACTCTGGCGATTGAACCCATGGTAAACAGCGGAAGAGATGAAGTGAAAATACTCGATGATGGATGGACAGCTGTAACAGCAGACAATAGTCTCTCTGCGCACTTTGAGCATACGATAGCAATAAGTGATGATGGTGAGCCAAAAATCTTGACGAAACTTTAACAATGGTGTTATACTTTCGAGTTCAATGTCCAAAGAAGATAATATAGAAGTTGAAGGGACGATAGTCGAGACACTGCCAAACGCAATGTTCCGGGTGAAACTTGAAAAAGGACAGATAATATTGGCGTATGTTTCTGGTAAGATGAGGATGCATTTTATAAAAATACTGCCTGGGGATAAGGTGACAGTTGAACTTTCTCCTTATGATCTTACAAAGGGCAGAATAACTTATAGATTTAAATAGAAGATATCAGGAGCTATAAATGAAAGTAAGATCATCAGTAAAACCTATATGTGCTAAATGCAAAGTTGTTAAGAGAAAAGGGATAAGAAGAATAATTTGCGAAAATCCCAGACATAAACAAAGGCAGGGATAGGAGAGAAGCATGGCGAGAATTGCCGGAGTGGATTTACCAAAGAACGAACGAATTGAAATAGGACTTACCAGAATATTTGGCATAGGCAGATCTCTGTCTAAACAAATATTGAAAGATACCGGCGTTAATCCTGATATAAGGGTTAAAGACCTGAAAGATGAAGACATCGTAAAGATAAGAGCTTCTATTGAGAAAGAGTGTAAGGTTGAAGGTGATCTTAGACGCGAAAACTCAATGAACATTAAGAGACTTACTGATATTGGATGTTATAGAGGAGTAAGACATAAGCAGGGGCTTCCTGTCAGAGGGCAGAGGACAAAAACAAATGCCCGCACACGCAGAGGGCCAAGAAAAACCATAATGGGCAAGAAGAAAGAGGTATAGCGCATGGCTCAGAGGAAAAAGGGCGGGAAAAAAGAGAAAAAACATGTAAGTGCTGGTTCAGCACACATACAGGCGACTTTCAATAATACGATAGTATCAATAACAGACTCTAGCGGAAATGTTATTGCATGGTCTACAGCAGGTAGCTTAGGATTTAAGGGATCTAGAAAAGGAACTCCTTATGCTGCACAGATTGCAGCTGACACTGCTGCAAAAAAAGCTATGGACATGGGATTGAAGCAGGTCGATGTTTTTGTGAAAGGACCGGGAGCAGGGAGAGAATCAGCGATCAGGGCTTTGCAAGGAGCAGGGCTCGAGATTAATCTTATAAAAGACGTTACACCAGTTCCACATAACGGGTGTAAGCCTCCGAAGAGAAGGAGAGTTTAACAGTGGCAAGATATACAGGATCTTTATGCAGAGTGTGCAGACGTCAGGGGGAGAAACTCTTCCTTAAAGGCGAGAGATGCAGCACAGAAAAATGTGCGGTCGAAAGAAGAAAATACGCGCCTGGGCAGCACGGACAGCGCCGCAGTAAAATTTCTGATTATGGTCTTCAGTTGAAAGAGAAACAAAAAGCAAAGAAAAACTATGGAGTGCTGGAAAAACAGTTCAGAAGATATTTTCATGAGGCGGAAAGGCAGAGGGGAACAACAGGTGAAGTGCTTCTCCAGCTTCTTGAACGCCGTCTTGATAATGTAATTTTCAGAATGGGTTTTGCTGTTAACAGGAGAGAAGCCAGACAGTACATATCTCACGGACATTTTAGTGTTAACGGGAAAAGAACGAATATTCCTTCCTACCTTGTAAAGATAGGAGATTCAGTAGAGGTTAAAGAAGCAAGCAGGGAGATAAAGAGCATATCAGAAAATATATCAAAGCTTGAGCATAAAGGACTTCCTGCCTGGATTCAGATTGACGCCAAGAACTATAAAGGCAAGAT
Above is a genomic segment from Nitrospiraceae bacterium containing:
- the rpsK gene encoding 30S ribosomal protein S11, producing MAQRKKGGKKEKKHVSAGSAHIQATFNNTIVSITDSSGNVIAWSTAGSLGFKGSRKGTPYAAQIAADTAAKKAMDMGLKQVDVFVKGPGAGRESAIRALQGAGLEINLIKDVTPVPHNGCKPPKRRRV
- the rpsD gene encoding 30S ribosomal protein S4; this encodes MARYTGSLCRVCRRQGEKLFLKGERCSTEKCAVERRKYAPGQHGQRRSKISDYGLQLKEKQKAKKNYGVLEKQFRRYFHEAERQRGTTGEVLLQLLERRLDNVIFRMGFAVNRREARQYISHGHFSVNGKRTNIPSYLVKIGDSVEVKEASREIKSISENISKLEHKGLPAWIQIDAKNYKGKILHIPSRDEMQLPIEEQLIVEFYSK